DNA from Polaribacter sp. NJDZ03:
ATAAACGGATCGCCACCTTTTAAACGAACTACATGTCCGCTTGCTTTTGCACGTGTAACAATCAACTCATTAATTTGCTCTTGCTGATATTTATAACACCCTCTACGTTTTCCAACAAAAATTTGTTCAGCTTCTGGGTTTATATATGCTAACAATTCTTCATTCACCAAAGCATCATATAAAACTACATCGGCCATTTTTAAAACCTTAATGGCTTTTACTGTAATTAAATCTATATCGCCAGGGCCTGCACCTACTACAGTTAACTTTGGTGTTTTAAAACTCATTTTATTCTTTTATAACTTACTCTGCAATTGCAGTTTCAGCATTTCTATAAGCTCTTACTTTCTGTAAAAACGTATTTGCATCGCTAATATACTTCTTTGCAAATTCTTCTGTTGGAGCAAACTTATTAATTTGATAAATTAAATCTGCAAAAGAACCTCCTAAATCTATTTTTTCTGATGAAATAAATTCAGTGTCAAATTGAGAAATAATACTTGCATGCGTATTTGTTTTCTTATCTGCGGCTAACAAAGATGCTTTTGCTGAATTTACAATAGACTGATATGCATAATAAATTGCACCAGAATACACTCCGTTTTCAAAAGCTTCGTTTGCATTTTCAATTTTCTCATCACTTTCTAAAAATAAAGTAGCAATTAAATCGATTACAACACCTGCACATTCTCCAATACCAATTTCTTTTAGATATTTCTCTTCTTCTCCCCAATCGATAAAATCTTCTTGAGTTAAATTAGTAACATCTTGCAAATCGTTTAATAAATCATAAAAATAACGTTCTCCTGTCACTTTATAATAGTCTACAAAAGATTTTCCCTTAGCATTTGCTTCAAAATCATTAAAAATTCTACGCAATGCTTCTGGTCCTCTTTTACTTGGTACTTTTACTACTTTATCTGCAAATAATGCATTTCCGTTTCCTAAATTTCCTCCACCTAATAAAACTTGTAACGCTGGCGCCACTAATTTATCTGGTGTTCTAACAGTCATTCCTTGAAAACCAATGTTTGCCATATTGTGTTGTCCACAAGCATTCATACAACCACTAATCTTAATTACAAGGTCTTCATTTTTTAAATACTGAGGATATTCTGCTTTTATAACGCGCTCTAATTCGTCTGCAATACCTGTACTACTTGCAATACCTAAGTTACATGTATCTGTACCTGGACAAGCTGTAATATCTACCGCTTTATTATAACCTGCTGCTACAAAACCTAATTTCTCTAATTCTTGATAGAAATAAGGAACTAAATCTTCTTTTACAAAAGGAATAACAATATTTTGACGCAAGGTTAAACGAACTTCACCTGCTGCATATGCATCAACTAAATCTGCTAATAAACGAGCTTTATCTGTATAAAAATCTCCTAATAAAACTTTAATTCCGATTGCAACATAACCTGCTTGCTTTTGAGGAATTAAGTTGGTAGATTTCCATAACTCAAATGCTGCTTGGTCTTTTATAACTGCTTCTGGTGCTTCAACAGAAACTGGAGTTGACGCAACATAACCATCTGCATCAATAGCAACTGATTTTAATTCGATAGCCTTTTGTTCTTGTGCTACTAATTCTTTAAAAGCTTCTAAACCGATGTCTTTTAATAAGAATTTCATTCTTGCTTTGGCTCTACTTTTACGTTCACCATAACGATCAAAAACTCTTAAAACACCTTCCATTACTGGAATAATTTTATCTGATGGTAAAAACTCATATAAAGTTTCTGCATGTCTTGGCTGAGAACCTAATCCTCCTGCAACCATCACTTTAAAACCTCTTACTCCGTTTTCAATTTTAGCAATAAATCCTAAATCATGTAAATAAGATAATCCCGTATCTGCATCTGTAGAAGAAAAAGAAACCTTGAATTTACGTCCCATTTCTTGACAAATAGGGTTACGTAAAAAGAATTTATACAAAGCATCTGCATACGGAGAAACATCAAAAGGCTCATCAACATCAATACCTGCTGTTTCTGAAGCAGTTACATTTCTTACCACATTACCACAAGCTTCACGCAACGTAACATCATCTTTTTCTAATTCTGCCCATAATTCTGGCGTTCTTTGTAAATCTACATAGTGAATTTGAATATCTTGACGCGTTGTAATATGCAACCTACCTCTAGAATACTCATCTGAAACCTCAGAAATTCTTCGTAATTGATTACTCATTACTTTACCATAAGGCAATTTAATACGAATCATTTGCACGCCTTCTTGACGCTGACCGTAAACCCCTCTAGCTAAACGTAAACTTCTAAATTTTTCTTCGTCTATTTGTAGGTTATTGAATTTTGCAATTTTATCTGCTAAATCAATAATATCTTTTTCTACAACTTGGTTTTCTATTTCTGTTCTAAAACTCTGCATTTTTTCTAGTATTTAGTAGTTAGTATTAAGTATCAAGTAACTCTTAATACCCTTAATTTCTACTTTAGTTTTACTTTGTACTTAATTCTTGATTCTTTCTACTTGATAAAACCTACTCCTACTGTATTATTTGTTTTTGGGTTGATTAAGATAAACGACCCGTTTGATTTATTATTCTTATAAGAGTCAAAAGCTAATGGTTTACTTAACTTTAACTGAATATCTCCTATTTGATTTAAAACTAATTCTGACGGATTTTCTTCTATCCCAGAAAAATCTGTTTTTATAATACTAGACAATTTTGTGATTTTTGCTTGCGCATCATTTACACCATGCTTAATATAATATTTTTGTGATGCTTGTAAAGGCTCTTTGTCCATCCAACAAATAGTTGCTGTTAATTCTTTAGCAACTGTTGGCTCTTCATTTACTTTTACTAACATATCTCCTCTACTTACATTTACGTTATCTTCTAACGTAATGGTAACAGAACTTCCTCTTTTTGCTTCTTGAAATTCTTTATCGAAGAAATTAATTGTCTTAATTTTAGATTTTGTTTGCGATGGTAACACAGCAACCTCATCTCCAACAGCTAAATCTCCACCATACAATTTACCCGCATATCCTCTAAAATCGTGATATTCTTCTGTTTTAGGTCTAATTACAGTTTGTACAGGAAAACGAACTTGAGAAGCATCATCAATATCTTCTATATCTAATTTTTCTAAGTGATGCATTAAAGTTTCTCCTTTATACCAAGGCGTATTTTCAGATCTATTTACAACATTATCTCCTTGTAAAGCAGACATTGGTATAAACGTTAAATTCTGACCTTTATATTCACTTTTACTTGCTAAATATTCAATCTCTGCTTTAATGGTATTGTATTTTTCTTCAGAAAAATCTACTAAATCCATTTTATTTATAGCAATTACTACATCTTTAATTCTCAATAAATTATTGATAAAAAAGTGTCTGTAAGTTTGCTCTATAACTCCGTTTCTTGCATCAATTAAAACAATAGAAGCTTGTGCTGTTGATGCACCAGTAACCATGTTTCTTGTATATTCAATATGCCCTGGAGTATCTGCAATAATGAAACTTTTTGAAGGTGTAGAAAAATAAATATGTGCAACATCAATAGTAATTCCTTGTTCGCGTTCTGCAACTAAACCATCGGTTGCTAAAGAGAAATCTAAATAGTCAAAACCACGTTGTCTACTTTTTTCTTCTATCGCTTCTAACTTATCGTCTGTCAATGATTTTGTATCGTATAAAATACGACCAATTAAGGTACTCTTACCATCATCTACACTTCCTGCTGTTGCTATTTTTAGTACTTTCATTCTTATGAGCTGTTCGCTATTAGCCTTTGGCTTTTAGCTTAATTTGTATTCATTTTTAATACTTACAAAGCGATTAAATTTTGTAAGGTGTTTGCAAATAGTTGCGTTAGGGATTGAAACGACATCCTTTTTTTGATTTTTTTTCAAAAAAAGATATAGTGGAAAGCCTGTTAAAACGCCCAAAGTATTCTAAAAATACCCTTGTTGTTTACGTTTTTCCATTGCTGCTTCAGATCGTTTATCATCTATTCTTGCGCCTCTTTCTGAAATTGAAGAATCTCTAATTTCTTCTACAACTTTTGCTATATCGACTGCGTCGGATAAAACTGCTGCCGTACAACTCATATCTCCTACGGTTCTAAAACGAACCATTCTTTCTTCTACTACTTCTTCTTTATCTCTAAAAACAACTTCATCATCTGCAGACCAAATCATTCCGTCTCTCACAAAAATATTTCTTTTGTGTGCAAAATAGATTGAAGGAATTTCGATGTTTTCTTGTTCTATATAAGACCAAACGTCTAATTCTGTCCAATTAGAAATTGGAAAAACACGTACATTCTGACCTAAATCTATTCGTCCGTTTAACATATCGAATACCTCTGGACGTTGGTTTTTCTCATCCCACTGACCAAAATCATCTCTTACAGAAAAGATTCTTTCTTTTGCTCTTGCTTTTTCTTCATCTCTTCTTGCTCCACCAATACATGCATCAAAACCAAACTCCTCAATAGCGTCTAACAACGTTTCTGTTTGCAACATATTTCTACTTGCATATCTACCAGTTTCTTCTTTTACTCTACCAGAATCTATATTGTCTTGTACATTTCTTACAATTAACTCGACACCTAATTCTTTTGCTAAACGATCTCTAAATTCTATTGTTTCAGGAAAGTTATGACCTGTATCGATATGCATTAAAGGGAAAGGAATTTTTGCTGGATAGAATGCTTTTTGTGCCAAACGCACTAAAGTTATACTGTCTTTTCCACCAGAGAATAATAAAACAGGTTTTTCGAACTGCGCTACTACTTCTCTAAATATAAAAATTGCTTCACTTTCTAAAGCATCTACTTGTATTATATTGTTACTCATAATAATTTTGTCTTGGTTCTTGGTTCTAACAGCGAAGCGGTCTTAAATATTTTATGAATGTAAACCACATTCGCGGTTACTTTCTACTTTTGTTGGATCGAAATAGGTAAACTCATTTGGTAGATTTTGTTCTACTAAATAAGCATCTAACTCTTCATCTGTCCAGTTATAAAACGGACTCACTTTTACGACACCGTCTTTACTTTGAGAAACAATATCTATACTGTTTCTAAATGCAGTTTGACCTTTTCTTAAGTTTGTAAACCAAACATCTGGTTGATGTTCTTTCATAGCTCTAGAAAAAGGCTCTAACTTAACTTGCTCTGTAAACAAAACATGTTTAGGATC
Protein-coding regions in this window:
- a CDS encoding HEPN domain-containing protein; its protein translation is MQSFRTEIENQVVEKDIIDLADKIAKFNNLQIDEEKFRSLRLARGVYGQRQEGVQMIRIKLPYGKVMSNQLRRISEVSDEYSRGRLHITTRQDIQIHYVDLQRTPELWAELEKDDVTLREACGNVVRNVTASETAGIDVDEPFDVSPYADALYKFFLRNPICQEMGRKFKVSFSSTDADTGLSYLHDLGFIAKIENGVRGFKVMVAGGLGSQPRHAETLYEFLPSDKIIPVMEGVLRVFDRYGERKSRAKARMKFLLKDIGLEAFKELVAQEQKAIELKSVAIDADGYVASTPVSVEAPEAVIKDQAAFELWKSTNLIPQKQAGYVAIGIKVLLGDFYTDKARLLADLVDAYAAGEVRLTLRQNIVIPFVKEDLVPYFYQELEKLGFVAAGYNKAVDITACPGTDTCNLGIASSTGIADELERVIKAEYPQYLKNEDLVIKISGCMNACGQHNMANIGFQGMTVRTPDKLVAPALQVLLGGGNLGNGNALFADKVVKVPSKRGPEALRRIFNDFEANAKGKSFVDYYKVTGERYFYDLLNDLQDVTNLTQEDFIDWGEEEKYLKEIGIGECAGVVIDLIATLFLESDEKIENANEAFENGVYSGAIYYAYQSIVNSAKASLLAADKKTNTHASIISQFDTEFISSEKIDLGGSFADLIYQINKFAPTEEFAKKYISDANTFLQKVRAYRNAETAIAE
- a CDS encoding sulfate adenylyltransferase subunit 1, with the protein product MKVLKIATAGSVDDGKSTLIGRILYDTKSLTDDKLEAIEEKSRQRGFDYLDFSLATDGLVAEREQGITIDVAHIYFSTPSKSFIIADTPGHIEYTRNMVTGASTAQASIVLIDARNGVIEQTYRHFFINNLLRIKDVVIAINKMDLVDFSEEKYNTIKAEIEYLASKSEYKGQNLTFIPMSALQGDNVVNRSENTPWYKGETLMHHLEKLDIEDIDDASQVRFPVQTVIRPKTEEYHDFRGYAGKLYGGDLAVGDEVAVLPSQTKSKIKTINFFDKEFQEAKRGSSVTITLEDNVNVSRGDMLVKVNEEPTVAKELTATICWMDKEPLQASQKYYIKHGVNDAQAKITKLSSIIKTDFSGIEENPSELVLNQIGDIQLKLSKPLAFDSYKNNKSNGSFILINPKTNNTVGVGFIK
- the cysD gene encoding sulfate adenylyltransferase subunit CysD, whose translation is MSNNIIQVDALESEAIFIFREVVAQFEKPVLLFSGGKDSITLVRLAQKAFYPAKIPFPLMHIDTGHNFPETIEFRDRLAKELGVELIVRNVQDNIDSGRVKEETGRYASRNMLQTETLLDAIEEFGFDACIGGARRDEEKARAKERIFSVRDDFGQWDEKNQRPEVFDMLNGRIDLGQNVRVFPISNWTELDVWSYIEQENIEIPSIYFAHKRNIFVRDGMIWSADDEVVFRDKEEVVEERMVRFRTVGDMSCTAAVLSDAVDIAKVVEEIRDSSISERGARIDDKRSEAAMEKRKQQGYF